The Paenalcaligenes faecalis genome has a window encoding:
- a CDS encoding AzlC family ABC transporter permease, whose amino-acid sequence MTIRKEVGQGIVASSSIMLGYFPVAVSFGVAAVSVGIEPWLAVLISVCIYAGASQFILLLLIAEQTPVVSMMLIVIVVNLRHLFYGPALLSQFGSEPGPKPYALMAFGLTDEVFAAARAKIDNVASGSKVYWYLGLQVGAYGAWVMGTVVGAYVATDWLASHPVLQQSLAFVLPALFFALLLDMVDQSHRSMLLWVAGVTALSLIVLPAHSSLIVGMLAGSIWAVWPIRAKDLV is encoded by the coding sequence ATGACAATACGTAAAGAAGTAGGTCAAGGTATCGTCGCTAGCAGTTCTATTATGCTGGGGTACTTTCCGGTAGCGGTCTCCTTTGGAGTAGCAGCGGTTAGCGTGGGTATAGAGCCTTGGCTTGCTGTGCTCATTTCGGTCTGTATTTATGCCGGAGCCAGTCAGTTTATTTTATTGCTCTTGATCGCAGAGCAAACACCAGTAGTTAGTATGATGTTGATTGTCATCGTGGTGAATTTGCGGCATTTGTTTTATGGTCCGGCATTATTAAGTCAGTTTGGATCTGAGCCCGGACCTAAGCCCTATGCATTAATGGCTTTTGGTCTGACCGATGAGGTGTTCGCGGCGGCTAGAGCTAAAATTGATAACGTGGCGAGTGGCAGCAAAGTCTATTGGTATTTGGGGCTGCAGGTCGGGGCGTATGGCGCGTGGGTAATGGGCACCGTTGTCGGGGCATATGTGGCGACTGATTGGTTAGCCTCGCATCCTGTTTTACAACAGAGTCTTGCTTTTGTTTTACCCGCTTTGTTTTTTGCGTTGTTGTTAGATATGGTGGATCAGAGCCATCGATCGATGCTGCTGTGGGTGGCGGGTGTGACAGCTCTTTCATTGATTGTATTGCCGGCTCATAGTAGTTTAATTGTGGGGATGCTGGCAGGCAGTATATGGGCTGTTTGGCCTATTCGAGCAAAGGATCTGGTATGA
- a CDS encoding SurA N-terminal domain-containing protein yields the protein MFNFIRRHQRLMQLVLLILILPSFVLIGVSGYSNYVSGDEDLVKVGDQAVTAQEFDMARRNQLNDLQRSMGGAFDPALVDTPAAKQQLLDSLVDRRVLIEIATKERFSVSDSALRQAIAAMPELQEDGVFSAQRYNQLLAGAGITTRDFEQSQRAELAISRVLAPIVDTATLPQIINDELQKVLMDSRTVQLHAFTAEQFLAEQSVTDEEIKAWYDANQDALRLPDYVNVDFLLLNEDAAVKNVASISEDDLQAYFDQNKARFTSPARINLSHILVLPGSDDSEHQAAQQLAKDLAAKAQANPADFAELAKTSSQDRGSAQSGGELGWITQGNWPEVLQNAVFALQKGEVSGVIEGPDGYHIFKANDFLPEQKQSFESVKAQITDEVRQQLAAERFADMATQLTNLVYENPENLNAAADALGLPIQTAQGVARDRLLNNAELGIDQQAFSTAALLEDPRVRRALYTAQSLEQQQNAGVIELASDSIVAVRVNQFVAAHVPSLDQLHDQVKKQLEQEKALAAAREAGKKQLAELQAGAQTSIEFSESLDVSRVDNQQIPKTTLDVLMSAEINQLPAFVGAESANGFHLVKIVGKDSSSPDPMIADFLQKQLQQLWGNAQEQVVMQALRDQLEVKQLPASEQAMSAELDAE from the coding sequence ATGTTCAATTTTATTCGTAGACATCAGCGCTTAATGCAACTGGTGTTGCTCATATTGATTTTGCCATCGTTTGTATTGATTGGCGTCAGTGGTTACTCTAATTATGTGTCCGGTGACGAGGACTTAGTCAAGGTCGGTGATCAGGCAGTCACTGCACAAGAATTTGACATGGCACGACGTAATCAGCTTAATGATTTACAGCGTTCTATGGGTGGGGCTTTTGATCCAGCCTTAGTCGATACACCAGCCGCTAAACAGCAACTATTGGATTCTTTAGTTGATCGCCGTGTATTAATAGAGATAGCAACCAAAGAGCGCTTTAGCGTCTCTGACTCTGCCTTACGTCAGGCAATAGCGGCTATGCCAGAGCTCCAAGAGGACGGGGTCTTTTCTGCGCAGCGCTATAATCAGCTATTGGCAGGGGCGGGCATTACCACCAGAGACTTCGAACAGTCTCAACGTGCTGAGTTAGCCATTAGTCGTGTTTTAGCGCCTATTGTTGATACAGCAACATTGCCTCAAATAATTAATGACGAATTACAAAAAGTCTTAATGGATAGTCGCACTGTACAGTTGCACGCCTTTACTGCTGAACAGTTTTTGGCCGAGCAAAGCGTGACAGATGAGGAAATTAAAGCATGGTATGACGCAAACCAAGATGCGTTGCGCTTGCCTGACTATGTGAATGTGGATTTTCTACTGCTTAACGAAGACGCTGCAGTAAAGAATGTCGCCTCAATTAGCGAAGACGATTTACAGGCTTATTTCGATCAAAATAAAGCCCGTTTTACTTCTCCAGCTCGAATTAATTTAAGCCATATTTTAGTTTTGCCTGGGTCGGATGACAGTGAGCACCAAGCCGCGCAACAATTAGCGAAAGACTTGGCGGCTAAGGCGCAAGCTAATCCAGCTGATTTTGCAGAATTAGCCAAAACATCTTCCCAAGATCGTGGTAGCGCTCAATCGGGTGGCGAACTGGGTTGGATTACTCAAGGTAACTGGCCCGAGGTCTTACAGAATGCTGTTTTTGCTTTGCAAAAAGGCGAGGTTTCTGGGGTGATTGAGGGTCCGGATGGCTATCACATCTTTAAGGCGAATGATTTTTTACCTGAGCAAAAACAGTCGTTTGAATCAGTAAAAGCCCAGATTACCGACGAGGTACGTCAACAGCTTGCGGCAGAGCGTTTTGCTGATATGGCAACACAACTAACAAATCTAGTCTATGAGAATCCGGAAAATCTGAATGCGGCAGCTGATGCCCTAGGTTTGCCGATTCAAACAGCCCAGGGCGTAGCACGTGATCGTTTACTGAATAATGCTGAGTTAGGTATTGATCAGCAGGCATTTAGCACAGCCGCTTTACTAGAAGATCCTCGGGTACGACGTGCTTTATATACGGCGCAATCGCTTGAGCAGCAGCAGAATGCAGGCGTGATCGAGTTAGCTTCAGACTCAATCGTAGCAGTGCGCGTGAATCAGTTTGTGGCTGCACATGTGCCTAGCTTAGACCAGTTACATGATCAGGTTAAAAAACAACTTGAGCAAGAAAAAGCCTTGGCTGCAGCCCGCGAAGCAGGGAAAAAACAATTGGCTGAATTACAGGCAGGCGCGCAGACTAGCATTGAGTTTAGCGAGTCCTTAGATGTCAGCCGTGTCGATAATCAGCAAATACCTAAAACAACCTTAGATGTGCTCATGAGCGCTGAAATCAATCAGCTACCTGCTTTTGTAGGGGCTGAAAGTGCTAATGGATTTCATTTGGTTAAAATCGTAGGTAAAGATAGCAGCTCCCCTGACCCGATGATTGCTGATTTTTTGCAAAAACAATTGCAGCAATTGTGGGGTAATGCCCAAGAGCAGGTGGTCATGCAAGCATTACGAGATCAGCTGGAAGTCAAGCAGTTGCCTGCCTCAGAGCAAGCTATGAGTGCTGAGCTAGACGCGGAATAA
- the rpoZ gene encoding DNA-directed RNA polymerase subunit omega, with the protein MARITVEDCLDQIPNRFNLTLVAAYRARELAQGHEPRLESKNKPTVTALREIAAAATGLEMLRKVPT; encoded by the coding sequence ATGGCTCGTATTACGGTCGAAGACTGCTTAGATCAGATCCCAAATCGCTTTAACTTAACATTAGTTGCCGCCTACCGCGCTCGCGAATTAGCCCAAGGCCACGAACCACGCCTTGAAAGCAAAAACAAGCCAACCGTAACTGCTCTGCGTGAAATCGCAGCCGCTGCGACTGGCTTAGAAATGCTACGTAAAGTACCCACCTAA
- the ugpQ gene encoding glycerophosphodiester phosphodiesterase, producing the protein MPTSAFNWNYPTLIAHRGAGKHAPENTLAAVRLGHQHGFTMMEYDVKLSRDGVAILLHDDDIRRTSNGAGLASTYSFADLLHFDFGAWLDKKYTGEPILSLATMAAYTIANGIRSNIEIKPETGFEAETGARVARLAQQLWQDADLPPLLSSFSETALEAAKLAAPDLPRALLIENHVPADYLERMRRLGCVALNLDTKLTTHELVKETLAAGYQMCIWTVNDPARAKELLSWGCKGIVTDAIDTISPSAHFEDI; encoded by the coding sequence ATGCCTACCTCTGCTTTTAATTGGAACTACCCAACCCTTATTGCCCATCGTGGGGCAGGTAAACATGCACCTGAAAACACCTTAGCTGCTGTTCGATTGGGCCATCAACACGGTTTTACCATGATGGAATACGACGTCAAGCTAAGTCGTGATGGTGTAGCGATTTTATTGCATGACGATGACATTCGCCGCACATCAAATGGGGCAGGCCTAGCCAGCACATATAGCTTTGCCGATTTACTGCATTTTGACTTTGGAGCCTGGTTAGATAAAAAATATACAGGCGAACCGATTCTTAGCTTAGCCACCATGGCAGCCTACACGATAGCCAATGGCATTCGTAGCAATATAGAGATCAAACCTGAAACAGGTTTTGAGGCCGAAACCGGCGCCAGAGTTGCCCGTTTGGCACAGCAACTTTGGCAGGATGCCGATTTGCCACCTTTGCTGTCCTCATTTTCTGAGACGGCCCTGGAAGCCGCTAAACTGGCTGCTCCTGACCTACCCCGCGCTCTACTTATAGAAAACCATGTTCCTGCCGACTATCTAGAGCGCATGCGCCGCTTAGGGTGTGTGGCCTTGAACTTAGACACCAAACTAACCACCCATGAGCTAGTCAAAGAAACCTTAGCGGCGGGCTACCAAATGTGTATCTGGACCGTCAATGATCCAGCCCGTGCAAAAGAGTTGTTAAGCTGGGGATGTAAAGGCATCGTGACTGACGCCATCGATACCATCTCCCCTTCCGCTCATTTTGAAGATATTTAA
- the gmk gene encoding guanylate kinase, translating into MSVKPTGNIYLVAAPSGAGKSSLVNALLAQEPSIMLSISCTTRPIRPGEENGKHYHFVSTEEYNRLRDSNNLLEHAEVHSNFYGTPAQPVRQALEQGLDVLLEIDWQGARQVREHFPNAIGIFILPPSIEELGQRLRKRGQDDDAVIARRLLAAGGEMAHVGEFQYAIINKDFDVALTQLTAIIQTSRLRTTEQAKRHADLFNQLGISASVAADLL; encoded by the coding sequence ATGTCTGTTAAGCCCACAGGTAATATCTATTTAGTCGCAGCGCCAAGCGGCGCAGGGAAATCCAGTCTAGTCAATGCGCTGCTGGCCCAAGAACCAAGTATTATGCTTTCCATTTCATGTACTACTCGCCCCATCCGTCCAGGCGAAGAAAATGGAAAACACTATCATTTTGTGAGCACTGAAGAATATAATCGCTTACGTGATAGTAATAACTTACTCGAACACGCTGAGGTCCATAGCAATTTCTACGGCACACCAGCCCAGCCAGTACGCCAAGCACTAGAGCAAGGCCTTGATGTATTGCTTGAGATCGACTGGCAAGGTGCTCGTCAGGTACGAGAGCATTTTCCCAATGCCATAGGCATTTTTATTCTCCCCCCTTCCATTGAAGAGCTTGGGCAGCGCTTACGTAAGCGTGGTCAAGACGATGATGCTGTGATTGCTCGTCGATTGTTAGCAGCGGGCGGAGAAATGGCTCATGTGGGCGAGTTCCAATATGCTATTATCAATAAAGACTTTGATGTAGCATTAACTCAGTTAACGGCAATTATTCAAACTAGCCGTTTGCGCACTACCGAACAAGCCAAACGCCATGCTGACTTATTTAATCAGCTTGGGATTAGCGCATCAGTGGCCGCAGATTTACTATAA
- a CDS encoding AzlD domain-containing protein has product MTGWQITILVVGAGLGTYLLRYLPMRWFVQLQSVFQQPLLRAALVALGPAAIVALLVVSLAGLIQFDTVTQAQSDLLRIAVALLGIWCSHRLYKNTIVATFVGVLIYGVMILWQGRL; this is encoded by the coding sequence ATGACTGGTTGGCAGATTACCATTTTAGTAGTGGGGGCGGGCCTAGGAACCTATTTATTGCGTTACTTACCTATGCGTTGGTTTGTGCAGTTGCAGTCTGTATTTCAGCAGCCCCTTTTGCGTGCAGCGCTGGTTGCATTGGGGCCAGCAGCTATTGTTGCTTTACTTGTGGTGTCTTTGGCGGGCTTAATTCAATTTGATACAGTGACCCAGGCCCAGTCTGACCTATTGCGTATTGCTGTTGCCCTATTGGGGATTTGGTGTAGCCATCGTTTATACAAAAACACCATAGTCGCTACCTTTGTGGGGGTATTGATCTATGGTGTGATGATACTGTGGCAGGGCAGGCTATAG
- a CDS encoding RelA/SpoT family protein, translating to MAFSTLKGASSGLLAVLKKGSRIGRRKNAVSVPKLAPAKNTIASLAPLTKIISKYLTEADVERVREAYKLADEAHLGQFRSSGEPYITHPIAVTEICAGWKLDAESLMAALLHDVIEDQDVSKQELAEKFGTDVAEIVDGVSKLERLQFETKSQQQAESFRKMLLAMSRDVRVILIKLADRLHNMRTLDAVSPEKQRRIAKETLEIYAPIAHRLGLNALFRELQDRCFQAIHPNRYRVLHKALLSARGNRRDALGKITDSVQNALPAAGIEADISGREKSLYSIFCKMVEQKKSFSDVLDIYGFRIIVHTLPECYLALGTLHQLYRPVPGKFKDYIAIPKINGYQSLHTTLIGPYGTPVEFQIRTREMDHVAEEGVASHWLYKNEDVSLNELQKRTHRWLQSLLDIQSQTGDSSEFLDHVKVDLFPDAVYVNTPRGKIISLPKGAIPIDFAYTIHSDIGNHAVAAKVNNEFVSLRSELKSGDLVEIITSPAARPSAQWLNHVRTGRARSEIRHYLRTVQYEESVAFGRRLLKQALTELGIDMPEDNNPTWDNLAKNSGAASREEILADIGLGKRLAAVVARRFTSDNPLLETTATAVDEYNSNTQAPVVIHGNEGQAVQLAPCCGPLPGDAIIGGIRMGHGLVVHMAECAVAQRLQAKERERWIPVIWDNQTARHLSTRIDVTVLNERGVLGRLAATITDADSNILHLTMPDEDGAAALLHLTIQVDSRNHLAQVIRSMRQVPQVQKIVRVKGANS from the coding sequence ATGGCATTTTCCACACTTAAAGGCGCCTCTTCAGGCTTACTAGCAGTACTTAAAAAAGGCTCTCGTATAGGTCGGCGTAAAAACGCGGTTTCCGTGCCTAAGCTCGCCCCTGCTAAAAACACCATTGCCTCCCTTGCCCCTTTAACCAAAATCATCAGCAAATATTTAACAGAAGCCGATGTAGAGCGTGTACGCGAGGCATATAAATTAGCCGATGAAGCCCATTTAGGCCAGTTTCGATCTAGTGGCGAGCCATACATTACTCACCCTATTGCGGTGACAGAAATCTGTGCTGGCTGGAAACTCGATGCCGAATCACTCATGGCTGCCTTACTGCATGATGTCATCGAAGACCAAGATGTCAGCAAACAAGAATTAGCTGAAAAATTTGGCACTGATGTTGCTGAAATCGTGGATGGCGTCTCAAAACTAGAGCGATTGCAATTCGAGACCAAGAGCCAACAACAAGCCGAAAGCTTCAGGAAAATGCTGCTGGCTATGTCTCGCGATGTGCGGGTGATTTTGATTAAACTGGCAGACCGGTTGCACAATATGCGCACTCTGGACGCCGTCAGTCCTGAAAAGCAACGCCGTATTGCCAAAGAAACCCTAGAGATCTATGCGCCCATTGCGCACCGACTAGGTCTCAATGCGTTGTTCCGTGAATTACAAGACCGTTGTTTCCAAGCCATTCACCCAAATCGCTATCGCGTTTTACACAAAGCGCTACTCTCAGCACGGGGCAATCGACGTGATGCCCTAGGAAAAATCACCGACTCGGTACAAAATGCATTACCTGCTGCGGGCATAGAGGCGGATATCTCTGGGCGTGAAAAATCCCTCTACAGTATTTTCTGTAAAATGGTTGAGCAGAAAAAATCTTTTTCTGACGTCTTAGATATTTATGGTTTCCGCATTATCGTGCATACCTTACCTGAGTGCTATTTAGCCTTAGGAACCTTGCACCAACTCTATCGTCCTGTACCCGGAAAATTCAAAGACTATATTGCCATCCCAAAAATAAATGGCTATCAATCGCTACACACTACGCTGATTGGTCCCTATGGCACTCCGGTAGAGTTTCAAATTCGCACCCGAGAAATGGACCATGTTGCCGAAGAAGGGGTAGCCTCACATTGGCTATACAAAAACGAAGACGTATCGCTCAATGAACTACAAAAACGCACACACCGTTGGTTGCAGTCATTGCTCGATATCCAGAGTCAAACGGGTGACTCCAGCGAATTCTTAGATCACGTTAAGGTCGACTTATTCCCTGACGCAGTCTATGTCAATACGCCTCGCGGCAAGATCATTTCTTTACCTAAAGGCGCGATTCCTATTGATTTTGCCTATACCATTCACTCTGATATTGGTAATCATGCCGTCGCCGCCAAGGTAAATAACGAATTCGTTTCTTTACGCAGCGAGTTAAAAAGCGGTGATTTAGTTGAAATCATCACCTCACCTGCGGCCCGCCCCAGCGCACAATGGCTCAACCATGTACGCACCGGTAGAGCTCGCTCTGAGATCCGTCATTATTTGCGCACTGTACAATACGAAGAATCAGTTGCCTTTGGGCGGCGTCTACTTAAACAAGCACTTACTGAGCTTGGTATTGACATGCCCGAAGACAATAACCCGACGTGGGATAATTTAGCAAAAAATTCCGGGGCTGCCTCTCGTGAGGAAATTCTCGCTGATATTGGTTTAGGTAAACGCCTAGCAGCCGTAGTAGCACGCCGCTTTACCTCCGACAACCCATTACTAGAGACCACAGCAACGGCAGTCGACGAGTACAACTCCAATACTCAAGCCCCTGTTGTCATTCATGGTAATGAGGGTCAAGCTGTGCAGCTTGCACCGTGCTGCGGTCCGCTGCCAGGGGATGCCATCATTGGTGGCATACGTATGGGCCATGGCTTAGTTGTGCATATGGCTGAGTGTGCCGTTGCCCAGCGTTTACAAGCCAAAGAGCGTGAGCGTTGGATTCCCGTGATCTGGGATAATCAAACCGCTAGACATCTATCCACACGCATTGACGTGACTGTGCTCAACGAGCGTGGCGTACTAGGTCGTCTGGCTGCAACGATTACGGATGCAGACTCTAATATTTTACACCTCACGATGCCTGATGAGGATGGCGCTGCCGCCTTATTACATCTAACTATCCAAGTAGATAGTCGTAATCATTTGGCTCAGGTCATTCGTTCTATGCGCCAAGTACCTCAGGTACAAAAAATTGTACGTGTTAAAGGGGCAAACTCTTAG